A part of Paenibacillus sp. sptzw28 genomic DNA contains:
- the mnmE gene encoding tRNA uridine-5-carboxymethylaminomethyl(34) synthesis GTPase MnmE — translation MNQDTIAAISTAVGEGGIAIIRVSGAGAVAESAKLFRSKSNIVEAPSHTVHYGHIVDPKNGEVVEEILLTVMRGPRSFTAEDVVELSTHGGVVAVKRVLELLLRDGGVRIAEPGEFTKRAFLNGRIDLTQAEAVIDLIRSKSDRAFTVAMKQAEGALSRKVKALRHTLIELLAHIEVNIDYPEHDVAAMTSAYIRERCQDAVAEINRLLKTAAEGKILREGIVTAIVGRPNVGKSSLLNALVQENKAIVTDIPGTTRDVIEEFVTIGGIPLRLLDTAGIRETTDVVERIGVERSRSALEEADLILLVLNANEPLHSDDRLLMEHIRGRQVVILLNKTDLPQILDTSEVEAVFPSESIVRLSVLQETGLDHLERVISHMFFSGELESADLTYVSNIRHITLLGHARQSLIDAMESTESGIPIDIVQIDVRTAWEQLGEMIGDSVSESLIDQIFSQFCLGK, via the coding sequence ATGAATCAAGATACAATTGCCGCCATCTCGACAGCAGTCGGAGAGGGCGGCATTGCCATTATCCGGGTAAGCGGCGCGGGTGCGGTTGCTGAATCGGCAAAGCTGTTTCGATCAAAATCGAATATTGTCGAGGCTCCCTCGCATACGGTTCATTACGGCCATATCGTCGATCCGAAGAACGGTGAAGTCGTAGAGGAAATTTTACTGACCGTTATGAGAGGTCCGCGGTCGTTCACCGCTGAGGATGTTGTAGAGCTGAGCACCCACGGCGGTGTTGTGGCCGTTAAGCGCGTGCTGGAGCTGCTTCTCAGGGACGGGGGCGTGAGGATAGCGGAACCCGGCGAATTCACGAAGCGTGCATTCCTAAACGGCAGAATCGATTTGACGCAAGCGGAGGCTGTAATCGATTTAATACGCTCAAAGTCGGATCGTGCGTTTACTGTTGCCATGAAGCAGGCTGAAGGTGCGCTTTCAAGAAAAGTCAAAGCATTGCGGCACACGCTCATTGAGCTGCTGGCTCATATTGAAGTGAACATTGATTATCCGGAGCATGATGTAGCGGCTATGACCAGCGCTTATATCCGTGAACGCTGCCAGGATGCGGTTGCAGAAATCAATCGGTTGTTAAAAACGGCCGCGGAAGGCAAAATATTAAGAGAAGGTATTGTCACAGCAATAGTGGGACGGCCAAATGTAGGCAAATCTTCGCTGCTCAACGCGCTTGTTCAGGAAAACAAAGCGATTGTTACCGATATTCCCGGGACGACCCGGGATGTAATCGAAGAATTTGTTACGATCGGCGGTATTCCTCTACGGCTGCTTGATACAGCCGGTATTCGGGAGACGACAGATGTCGTGGAGCGCATTGGGGTAGAGCGCTCCAGGTCGGCGCTTGAAGAAGCCGATCTGATATTGCTCGTGTTAAACGCCAATGAACCGCTTCATTCCGATGATCGTTTGTTAATGGAACATATTCGCGGACGCCAAGTCGTCATTTTATTGAACAAGACGGACTTACCGCAAATCTTGGATACTTCGGAGGTTGAAGCTGTTTTTCCTTCCGAATCGATTGTCCGTTTGTCGGTACTCCAGGAAACCGGGCTTGACCACTTAGAGCGTGTAATAAGCCACATGTTTTTCAGCGGTGAGCTGGAGTCTGCGGATCTTACCTATGTAAGCAATATTCGGCATATCACGCTACTCGGTCACGCGCGGCAGTCGCTGATCGACGCGATGGAAAGCACGGAGTCAGGAATACCGATTGATATTGTGCAAATTGATGTTCGAACTGCATGGGAGCAGTTGGGCGAAATGATAGGAGATTCGGTATCTGAGTCACTTATCGACCAAATTTTCTCTCAGTTCTGTTTAGGTAAATAA
- the jag gene encoding RNA-binding cell elongation regulator Jag/EloR, with protein MKKIVASGKTIEDAVRNGLTDLQVSADRVNVAVLEHPTKGLFGFIGAKNAKVELTVLPTPEPVATEPQDAVDAVAETEKFVTAVAAAMGLDVTIARNDSKEGLTLSLSGSGDLGMLIGRRGQTLDALQYLVNIVANRYSDTHLRIILDAEDFRERRRKTLEDLSDRLAGHVIRTRKEVVLEPMSPHERKIIHSQLQNHAKVKTFSKGDEPNRRVVITLK; from the coding sequence CGGGTAAAACGATCGAAGATGCTGTACGGAATGGATTAACGGACTTGCAAGTATCAGCGGACCGCGTCAACGTGGCCGTGCTGGAACACCCGACTAAGGGCCTGTTCGGATTTATAGGGGCCAAGAATGCCAAGGTGGAACTGACTGTTCTGCCTACACCTGAGCCGGTAGCGACAGAGCCGCAAGATGCAGTTGATGCAGTTGCTGAAACGGAGAAATTCGTTACGGCAGTCGCCGCCGCTATGGGGCTTGACGTCACCATTGCCCGCAATGATTCGAAGGAAGGTTTGACGCTTTCGCTGTCGGGAAGCGGAGACCTGGGCATGCTGATCGGGCGGCGGGGTCAAACACTGGATGCCTTGCAGTACTTGGTCAATATTGTAGCAAACCGTTATTCCGACACACATCTGCGTATCATACTTGATGCCGAGGATTTTCGCGAGCGCCGTCGAAAGACGCTTGAGGATTTATCCGATCGCCTGGCGGGACATGTAATCCGTACAAGAAAAGAAGTGGTTCTTGAGCCGATGTCCCCGCATGAGCGGAAAATCATTCATTCGCAGCTGCAAAACCATGCGAAAGTAAAAACCTTCAGCAAAGGCGACGAACCGAATCGGCGTGTCGTCATTACACTAAAATAA